A window from Falsibacillus albus encodes these proteins:
- a CDS encoding MFS transporter, with protein sequence MIRWFIVSQSLSLMASSVAFPFYLLFIKNIGSNFSSFGIAYGLFTLSSALVHRLAGRAVDAFGSKLLLGFHAVGMSLIFLFIPNIISLHEVYFFQFLLGLLGSLQKNGEKSYIAKMSEGSNQGRIIGNYHFWTSIYSALAVMGCGMLIDYFTIHVIFYICSLFYFCSGLTLLCMKESNIKKSLKRRTGSSIWMKSGLD encoded by the coding sequence ATGATCAGATGGTTTATTGTTTCTCAAAGTCTGTCGCTTATGGCATCAAGTGTTGCGTTTCCCTTCTATCTCTTATTTATTAAAAATATCGGATCCAATTTTTCCAGTTTTGGCATAGCATACGGTCTTTTCACACTTAGTTCGGCATTGGTTCATCGATTGGCCGGTCGTGCAGTGGATGCTTTCGGAAGCAAGCTGCTTTTGGGGTTCCATGCCGTTGGGATGTCATTGATTTTCTTGTTCATTCCCAATATTATAAGCTTGCACGAAGTTTATTTTTTCCAGTTTTTGCTTGGCCTTCTAGGGTCTCTTCAAAAGAATGGAGAAAAATCCTATATTGCTAAAATGAGTGAAGGCTCGAATCAAGGTAGGATCATTGGAAACTATCATTTCTGGACATCCATCTATTCCGCACTTGCCGTCATGGGGTGCGGCATGCTGATTGACTATTTTACCATTCATGTGATTTTTTACATTTGCTCTTTGTTTTATTTTTGCAGTGGACTGACTCTTCTTTGTATGAAAGAGTCAAACATAAAAAAGTCATTAAAACGCCGAACTGGCTCTTCAATTTGGATGAAAAGCGGCTTGGACTGA